The Brevibacillus brevis genome contains a region encoding:
- the groL gene encoding chaperonin GroEL (60 kDa chaperone family; promotes refolding of misfolded polypeptides especially under stressful conditions; forms two stacked rings of heptamers to form a barrel-shaped 14mer; ends can be capped by GroES; misfolded proteins enter the barrel where they are refolded when GroES binds) codes for MAKQVKFSEDARRSMLRGVETLANAVKVTLGPKGRNVVLEKKFGSPLITNDGVTIAKEIELEDAYENMGAQLVKEVATKTNDIAGDGTTTATVLAAAMIREGLKNVTAGANPMVIRRGMEKAVRAAVEEIKSIAKPVENKSSIAQVAAISADDQEVGNLIAEAMEKVGKDGVITVEESKGFVTELEVVEGMQFDRGYASPYMITDTDKMEAVLNNPYILITDKKISNIQEVLPVLEQVVQSGKPLLIIAEDVEGEALATLVVNKLRGTFTAVAVKAPGFGDRRKAMLQDIAALTGGEVITEELGLDLKSTKLEQLGRAGKIVVTKENTTVVEGAGDKASIESRVTQIRQQIEDTTSDFDREKLQERLAKLAGGVAVIKVGAATETELKEKKLRIEDALNSTRAAVEEGIVPGGGTTLINAIKAVEAINVGGEEAVGVQIVLRSLEEPVRQIAANAGLEGSVIVERLKKEAVGIGFNAATEEYVNMLEAGIVDAAKVTRSALSNAASVAAMFLTTEAVIADKPEENKAPMGMPDMGGMGGMGMM; via the coding sequence ATGGCAAAACAAGTCAAATTCTCTGAAGACGCTCGCCGCTCCATGCTCCGCGGTGTTGAAACTTTGGCAAATGCGGTTAAAGTAACCCTCGGTCCAAAAGGCCGTAACGTGGTTCTTGAGAAAAAATTCGGTTCTCCGTTGATCACAAACGACGGTGTAACGATCGCGAAAGAAATCGAGCTGGAAGATGCTTACGAAAACATGGGTGCGCAACTGGTTAAAGAAGTTGCTACCAAAACCAACGACATCGCTGGTGACGGTACAACAACTGCAACTGTACTTGCTGCAGCTATGATCCGTGAAGGTCTGAAAAACGTAACTGCTGGCGCTAACCCAATGGTTATCCGCCGTGGTATGGAAAAAGCAGTTCGTGCAGCTGTAGAAGAAATCAAATCCATCGCGAAGCCGGTTGAGAACAAATCCTCTATCGCGCAAGTAGCTGCGATTTCCGCTGACGATCAAGAAGTAGGTAACCTGATCGCTGAAGCAATGGAAAAAGTGGGTAAAGATGGCGTAATCACTGTTGAAGAATCCAAAGGATTCGTAACAGAGCTGGAAGTAGTAGAAGGTATGCAATTTGACCGTGGCTACGCTTCCCCTTACATGATCACTGACACTGACAAGATGGAAGCGGTTCTGAACAACCCTTACATCCTGATCACTGACAAAAAAATCTCCAACATCCAGGAAGTTCTGCCTGTACTGGAGCAAGTCGTACAAAGCGGCAAACCACTCCTGATCATTGCTGAGGATGTTGAAGGCGAAGCGCTCGCTACTCTCGTAGTGAACAAACTGCGTGGTACCTTCACAGCTGTAGCAGTTAAAGCTCCTGGCTTCGGCGATCGCCGCAAAGCTATGCTGCAAGACATCGCTGCTCTGACTGGCGGCGAAGTAATCACAGAAGAGCTGGGTCTGGACCTGAAATCCACTAAGCTGGAGCAACTGGGCCGCGCTGGCAAAATCGTGGTTACAAAAGAAAACACAACTGTTGTTGAAGGTGCTGGCGACAAGGCTTCCATCGAGAGCCGCGTAACGCAAATCCGTCAACAAATCGAAGATACTACTTCCGATTTCGATCGTGAAAAACTGCAAGAGCGTTTGGCTAAATTGGCTGGCGGCGTAGCAGTAATCAAAGTCGGTGCAGCTACTGAAACCGAACTGAAAGAGAAAAAACTCCGCATCGAGGACGCTCTGAACTCTACTCGCGCAGCAGTAGAAGAAGGTATCGTACCTGGTGGTGGTACTACTTTGATCAACGCAATCAAAGCGGTTGAAGCGATCAACGTAGGTGGCGAAGAGGCTGTAGGTGTACAAATCGTACTCCGTTCCCTGGAAGAGCCAGTTCGTCAAATCGCTGCGAACGCAGGACTCGAAGGTTCTGTAATCGTAGAGCGTCTGAAAAAAGAAGCAGTGGGCATCGGCTTCAACGCTGCAACTGAAGAGTATGTAAACATGCTCGAAGCTGGTATCGTTGACGCAGCGAAAGTTACTCGCTCCGCACTGTCCAACGCAGCATCTGTAGCGGCTATGTTCCTGACTACAGAAGCAGTAATTGCTGACAAACCAGAAGAAAACAAAGCTCCTATGGGCATGCCAGATATGGGTGGCATGGGCGGTATGGGCATGATGTAA
- a CDS encoding AAA family ATPase gives MNPIKLEQVNPAIASLIDNIEKVLIGKRSVIELMVAAVLANGHVLLEDVPGVGKTMMVRALSKSISGDFKRIQFTPDLLPTDVTGVAIFNQKSLEFEFRQGPIFANVILADEINRTSPKTQSALLEAMEERSVTIDGATYRLAEPFFVMATQNPLEYEGTFPLPEAQLDRFFMQLSLGYPTVEEEMRMLSRFSAANPLEELQPVMTTAELAELQRQVSTIKVSEGIKEYIVRLCHRTREHHHIYLGVSPRGSLALYRAVQALAFVRGRDYVIPDDVKELVPAVFAHRMIVKPEARLEGATVDRVLAMILSETRIPVS, from the coding sequence ATGAACCCTATCAAATTGGAACAAGTAAATCCTGCAATAGCCAGTTTAATCGATAATATAGAAAAAGTATTAATTGGTAAACGCTCTGTGATTGAGTTGATGGTAGCGGCTGTTCTAGCGAATGGTCACGTTTTGCTCGAAGATGTACCAGGCGTTGGGAAGACCATGATGGTACGGGCATTGTCCAAATCAATCAGTGGTGATTTTAAACGGATTCAATTTACCCCAGATTTGTTGCCAACGGATGTGACAGGGGTTGCTATCTTTAATCAAAAAAGTCTGGAGTTTGAGTTCCGTCAAGGGCCGATTTTTGCAAATGTCATTCTTGCAGACGAAATCAACCGGACATCGCCAAAAACACAATCTGCACTCTTGGAAGCCATGGAAGAGCGCTCGGTAACAATCGATGGTGCTACGTATCGATTGGCAGAGCCGTTTTTTGTGATGGCTACGCAAAACCCATTAGAGTATGAAGGAACCTTTCCATTACCTGAAGCTCAATTGGACCGATTTTTCATGCAATTAAGCTTGGGGTATCCAACAGTAGAGGAAGAAATGCGGATGCTGTCCAGATTCTCGGCAGCGAATCCATTGGAAGAGCTTCAGCCGGTTATGACCACCGCTGAGCTTGCGGAACTTCAACGCCAGGTATCGACGATCAAGGTATCGGAAGGAATAAAAGAATACATCGTGCGTCTATGTCATCGTACGCGTGAGCATCATCATATTTATCTAGGCGTGAGCCCGCGAGGTTCCCTTGCTCTTTATCGGGCTGTTCAGGCATTGGCATTTGTTCGTGGACGTGATTATGTCATTCCAGATGATGTGAAGGAACTCGTTCCAGCAGTGTTTGCACACCGTATGATTGTGAAACCAGAAGCAAGACTGGAAGGAGCAACCGTAGATCGGGTGTTAGCTATGATCTTGTCTGAGACCCGTATCCCGGTAAGCTAA
- a CDS encoding DUF58 domain-containing protein, producing the protein MRQQRWGKLKAIALVLITYVFAKFQGGFSSWFLFYSSLVFLLYEIVAYVLIFTKLEVERELDRNRLQDGEDVIVTIRLRRRIWFPLGWNMIMEPLPARLAGVYEPHRQLIFPWFKREVEFRYVIPNVPRGYYRLDECVVSGGDFFGFFERRKVYSISQEFLVYPKYKELTHWALGDGSFSGTVHVSHRRSDDVAAVRGVRDYHRGDRLSQIHWRASARGMGLKTKEFEHQAMNQAVFFLDVEKASYQGKPVHLFETAVKLAASLIAYANRNQYHYGLVYKQAERISIPPGLSHAHFLRVFDQLARVAPEGQESFARIVGREALEQPQGVTLIIITPHVERTLISRLVTLAQKGRRVQLFLMQNESTISHEQKQALQLLGANKVTCTSIHMDDQEWKRIGGA; encoded by the coding sequence ATGAGACAGCAAAGGTGGGGTAAGCTCAAGGCGATTGCATTAGTCCTGATCACTTATGTATTCGCAAAATTTCAAGGTGGCTTCTCAAGCTGGTTTCTTTTCTATAGTAGTTTGGTGTTTCTCCTGTATGAAATTGTCGCTTATGTACTCATATTCACGAAGCTAGAAGTCGAGCGTGAACTAGATCGCAATCGTCTGCAGGATGGGGAAGATGTGATTGTAACGATACGCCTGCGCCGGAGGATTTGGTTCCCGCTGGGATGGAATATGATTATGGAGCCATTGCCGGCGAGACTGGCTGGTGTGTATGAGCCGCATCGACAACTGATATTCCCGTGGTTCAAAAGGGAAGTCGAGTTTCGGTATGTCATACCCAATGTACCGAGGGGGTACTATCGACTCGATGAATGTGTAGTAAGTGGCGGTGATTTTTTTGGATTTTTTGAGCGCCGCAAGGTTTATTCGATTTCTCAGGAGTTTCTCGTTTATCCAAAATATAAAGAATTGACCCATTGGGCCCTGGGTGACGGGAGCTTCAGTGGGACGGTGCATGTTTCTCATCGACGCTCTGACGACGTAGCAGCAGTACGCGGCGTAAGAGACTATCATCGGGGTGATCGGTTGAGCCAAATTCATTGGCGAGCTTCTGCACGGGGGATGGGTCTGAAGACGAAGGAGTTTGAGCATCAAGCGATGAATCAGGCTGTCTTTTTCCTTGATGTAGAGAAGGCGAGCTACCAAGGGAAGCCTGTTCACTTGTTTGAAACAGCAGTGAAGCTAGCCGCGAGCCTGATCGCTTACGCCAATCGGAACCAATATCATTATGGGCTCGTGTACAAGCAAGCAGAACGAATATCGATACCACCAGGTCTGTCCCATGCACATTTCCTTAGAGTTTTTGATCAATTAGCTCGTGTCGCACCAGAAGGACAAGAGTCATTTGCAAGAATTGTGGGAAGAGAAGCATTGGAGCAGCCTCAAGGTGTTACTTTGATTATTATTACACCGCATGTAGAAAGAACGTTGATCAGTCGTTTAGTCACACTCGCTCAAAAAGGCAGACGGGTGCAATTGTTTCTCATGCAGAACGAGTCAACGATTTCGCATGAACAAAAACAAGCGTTGCAGCTGCTTGGCGCAAACAAAGTAACATGTACGTCTATTCACATGGATGATCAAGAGTGGAAACGGATTGGAGGTGCATAG
- the groES gene encoding co-chaperone GroES, producing MLKPLGDRVVIEAISKDETTASGIVLPDSAKEKPQEGRVIAVGSGRVADNGERIALEVKEGDKVIFSKYAGTEVKVDNKEYLVLRESDILAIIG from the coding sequence GTGCTTAAGCCATTGGGTGACCGTGTGGTAATCGAAGCTATCTCCAAAGACGAAACGACTGCAAGCGGTATCGTTTTGCCTGATTCTGCAAAGGAAAAACCGCAAGAAGGCCGCGTAATCGCAGTAGGTTCTGGCCGTGTTGCTGACAACGGCGAGCGCATCGCTTTGGAAGTAAAAGAAGGCGATAAAGTAATCTTCTCCAAATACGCTGGTACTGAAGTAAAGGTAGACAACAAGGAATACCTCGTGCTGCGCGAATCCGATATCCTCGCGATCATCGGTTAA
- a CDS encoding HAD family hydrolase, translating into MGKRWISFDLDGTLMQNPFGTWVFPEIARVISSQLGREYDIVSEMVTEHERRMSQERYVEAYDWDDILVSRCDALSIEKKIDIESLVRKHSVIPKVNLLEGGILQMLEEIKKLGFSLAVVTNGFYKFQVPVMEALGLLEYFDEIVTPERAGTGKPDPAILQKLSGEVIAHVGDRLDHDIHLANRSHVTSILIERKLPEELLKLQPQMRANDHGMRLFCLEKWRRECKNPLLSELPKLFMPRIVISSTGEFLSVLAKQEMG; encoded by the coding sequence ATGGGCAAACGCTGGATTAGCTTTGATCTGGACGGAACCTTGATGCAAAACCCGTTTGGAACGTGGGTATTTCCAGAGATTGCGCGTGTGATCTCCAGCCAGTTGGGAAGAGAGTACGATATTGTTTCAGAAATGGTAACCGAGCATGAACGGCGTATGTCCCAAGAACGCTATGTAGAAGCGTATGATTGGGATGATATCCTTGTTAGTAGATGTGATGCATTGAGTATAGAAAAAAAGATTGATATTGAATCCCTGGTTCGTAAACACTCTGTAATACCCAAGGTTAATTTGCTCGAGGGTGGAATTCTTCAGATGCTCGAGGAGATAAAGAAGCTGGGTTTTTCATTGGCAGTGGTCACAAATGGCTTTTACAAGTTTCAGGTACCAGTAATGGAGGCATTAGGCTTGCTGGAGTACTTTGATGAGATAGTCACGCCAGAACGAGCTGGTACTGGCAAGCCTGACCCAGCAATTTTGCAAAAACTGTCGGGAGAAGTAATTGCTCATGTAGGAGATCGCTTGGATCACGACATTCATCTTGCTAACCGCAGTCATGTAACCTCTATATTAATAGAACGAAAATTGCCAGAGGAATTGTTGAAGCTCCAACCGCAGATGCGCGCAAATGATCACGGGATGCGGTTGTTTTGCTTGGAGAAGTGGAGGAGGGAGTGCAAGAATCCATTATTGTCAGAGCTTCCGAAGCTTTTCATGCCGCGAATTGTTATTAGTTCTACGGGAGAATTCCTGTCTGTTCTGGCTAAACAGGAGATGGGATAA
- a CDS encoding transglutaminase TgpA family protein, producing the protein MSVWKRPTIWEWVLTLFLFLMLREWLIPLQTLTDTGVLWPFYALVAGVIIIDLLIPYRWLTLPIKAVGLLVLLHATLFAKPFFDTEWIGELYGQMIHDLPLAFQQDWASMSILSRNTMFDLVLVLLATMLTYLVLEQRQGLWFVFLTELYLAVLDTFLPYDASAGVVRTLIIGFLMLAISHLMKMTNMATLAGKRSRIMLNSLLASVMVIMACIGIGYAAPKTGPSWPDPIAYFTGKGNDTPVGVMKKVGYDNNDERLGGPFMQDNTLVFIAKTNERSYWRGDSKDVYTGVGWEKGDRDYESILDPQTYTWENTLFQGLETKKVQATLEFKGPQQFPTVFYQGQLKKVSNYAPPEATVVYDKMNQQLEVRAGKINLVQLSEKNGRPEYGPNPLLLKLNQYKVETEVPIVSEKAVTNAGTNYPDDIQERYLQVPASVPPRVRELAATITKDAKTPYDKVRAIENYLRSSGKYKYETKDVPVAAEGQDFVDHFLFDSLRGYCDHFSTSMAVMLRTLDIPTRWVKGFAPGERVGTDALNYETVEVRNKDAHSWVEVYFPGVGWVPFEATSTFMSPVRFQYDLVTSQPEIPVPLPNMANQTDIDRGDGRFNELEEGDRPAGSWIKIPWQVNAVLAVVAVAAGIIAWRRRQDIQLWWMRRQLNQERSSEFPDRYHMLMRMMERVYTRRQPGETLREYVGRMTLPADKRQDLRYLTELYERTVYGYKQMEQKARTIAEQILERLIRQLKP; encoded by the coding sequence ATGAGCGTTTGGAAGCGTCCAACGATTTGGGAATGGGTCTTGACCCTTTTTCTGTTCCTGATGTTAAGAGAGTGGCTGATTCCTCTACAGACATTAACCGATACGGGCGTTCTGTGGCCGTTTTATGCGCTTGTGGCTGGAGTCATCATCATTGACCTGTTGATCCCTTATCGGTGGCTAACCTTGCCGATCAAGGCTGTGGGGCTATTAGTGCTTTTGCATGCTACTTTATTTGCCAAACCGTTTTTTGACACGGAATGGATTGGCGAATTGTACGGGCAGATGATTCACGATCTTCCGTTAGCGTTTCAACAGGATTGGGCCAGCATGTCGATCTTGTCGCGGAATACCATGTTTGATCTCGTCTTGGTGCTGTTAGCGACGATGTTAACGTATCTGGTGCTGGAACAACGACAAGGCTTATGGTTTGTCTTTTTGACGGAATTGTATTTGGCTGTGTTGGATACGTTTCTCCCATATGATGCCAGTGCAGGGGTTGTACGGACGCTGATCATTGGTTTCCTGATGCTGGCCATTAGCCATCTGATGAAGATGACGAACATGGCAACATTAGCAGGGAAGAGAAGCCGAATCATGCTCAATTCACTCCTGGCTTCGGTGATGGTCATTATGGCCTGTATAGGCATCGGTTATGCTGCACCGAAGACAGGACCGTCATGGCCTGATCCGATCGCCTATTTCACAGGGAAAGGAAATGATACCCCTGTTGGTGTGATGAAAAAAGTAGGATACGACAACAACGACGAACGGTTGGGCGGTCCTTTCATGCAAGATAACACACTCGTGTTTATTGCAAAGACGAACGAGCGCAGCTATTGGCGCGGTGACTCGAAGGACGTGTATACGGGAGTAGGCTGGGAAAAAGGCGATAGAGACTACGAGTCAATCCTGGACCCGCAAACCTATACATGGGAGAATACGTTGTTCCAAGGGCTTGAAACGAAGAAGGTACAAGCTACATTGGAATTTAAAGGCCCACAGCAATTCCCGACTGTCTTTTATCAAGGTCAGCTGAAAAAGGTGAGCAACTACGCTCCACCAGAGGCAACCGTCGTATATGACAAAATGAATCAGCAACTCGAAGTACGGGCGGGAAAAATCAACTTGGTTCAGCTGAGTGAGAAAAACGGTCGGCCAGAGTACGGCCCCAATCCGCTTTTGCTCAAACTGAATCAATACAAGGTCGAGACAGAAGTACCGATTGTCAGTGAAAAGGCCGTTACGAATGCGGGGACGAACTATCCGGATGATATCCAAGAGCGCTATTTGCAAGTGCCAGCCTCGGTGCCTCCGCGAGTAAGAGAGCTCGCTGCCACGATTACAAAGGATGCGAAGACTCCTTATGACAAAGTGAGAGCGATCGAGAATTACTTGCGCTCAAGTGGAAAATATAAGTATGAAACGAAGGACGTTCCAGTCGCTGCAGAAGGTCAGGACTTTGTCGATCACTTCTTGTTTGACAGCCTTCGAGGGTACTGTGACCATTTCTCCACTTCGATGGCCGTTATGCTTCGTACCCTGGATATCCCGACACGTTGGGTCAAAGGCTTCGCACCTGGTGAACGGGTGGGAACGGATGCGCTTAACTACGAGACTGTAGAAGTGCGCAACAAGGATGCTCACTCGTGGGTAGAGGTATACTTCCCGGGGGTTGGTTGGGTTCCTTTTGAAGCGACGAGTACATTCATGTCACCTGTTCGTTTTCAGTATGATCTGGTCACCTCACAGCCGGAGATCCCCGTTCCGTTGCCAAACATGGCGAATCAAACGGACATCGATCGTGGGGATGGACGCTTCAATGAGCTGGAAGAGGGAGACAGGCCAGCAGGCAGTTGGATTAAAATTCCGTGGCAAGTCAACGCGGTATTGGCAGTAGTCGCTGTGGCGGCAGGAATTATCGCATGGCGTCGCAGACAAGACATCCAGCTATGGTGGATGCGCAGGCAACTGAATCAAGAGCGAAGCAGTGAGTTCCCGGATCGGTACCACATGCTGATGCGGATGATGGAGCGAGTCTACACGCGCAGACAGCCAGGAGAAACGTTGCGGGAGTACGTGGGCAGGATGACCCTGCCGGCAGACAAGCGACAAGACCTGCGCTATTTGACGGAGCTGTACGAACGTACCGTGTATGGCTACAAACAAATGGAACAAAAGGCGAGAACAATAGCAGAGCAAATACTCGAACGGTTAATCCGTCAATTGAAGCCTTGA